In a genomic window of Scheffersomyces stipitis CBS 6054 chromosome 4, complete sequence:
- the FAA25 gene encoding long-chain fatty acid CoA ligase (go_function catalytic activity~go_process metabolism), with protein sequence MSLPSVYSADKRNIFAPDDSIFVLKDVPQGTEPFDLFNRVLPIAGEYTKESVAVPGTQEPGYSAIYRNRAFPNGIKHSIVPSLKTYHDYFEASARYHADLPCFGYRKHDYVNNVSELEYTTFSFSEVNQMKKELGSGLLYLLNTNPYKDSSKYTSHAKIDSHRDNFRSFDHANHSFVLTIFSSNRWEWVLTDIMCSSFSITSTALYDTLGPKASEYILELTESPVIVATKNHIKALIDLKKSYPDKLGQIISIISIDPLLPSEGNLRKLARENNITLFDFDQVLSLGKIFPHEQLPPSPETLYTISFTSGTTGANPKGVMLLQRTATAGITFMLVQLPHFTSGRSFCFLPLAHIFERQASAFCLTFGCCIGFPRYGGNPLTLIEDLKIWKPNIMSNVPRIYTKLEASLKNATLESDSAITRAIFNKIFDYKMKIHEEKDDDKGNHIVYDLFISKLRSSLGFDNMDMVITGSAPIAVHTVKFLKAALNTGVAQGYGLTESFAGFAIGNGFDKKPGSCGPTGVTTEMRVRELPEMGYHANDRGGPRGELLLRGPQITPGYFKNDEETAKSFDEDGWFKTGDVAQISTDGKLTLIDRVKNFFKLAQGEYVTPEKIENLYLSQNPILTQCYTHGDSLRHYLVGVVGLDQQLAAQFLVEKCNIKPEQLQTPQDILDQCNKVEVKTQILKYLNSSIDSKLQGFEKLHNIYIEFEPLRLDRDVVTPTLKLKRPVAQKFFAEQINNMYGEGSLIKAGVGKL encoded by the coding sequence ATGTCTTTACCATCGGTATATAGCGCAGACAAACGTAACATTTTTGCTCCAGATGACTCTATTTTCGTCTTAAAAGACGTTCCTCAAGGGACAGAGCCGTTCGACTTGTTCAATCGAGTCTTACCAATAGCCGGAGAATACACCAAGGAGTCAGTAGCCGTTCCCGGAACCCAAGAGCCTGGTTACTCTGCCATCTACAGAAACAGGGCTTTTCCTAATGGAATCAAGCATTCGATTGTTCCTAGTCTAAAGACCTACCATGACTACTTTGAAGCCTCTGCTAGATACCATGCTGATCTTCCTTGTTTCGGGTACCGTAAGCACGACTACGTCAACAATGTTTCCGAGTTGGAATACACGACATTTTCGTTCTCTGAAGTTAaccagatgaagaaagagcttGGATCGGGgttgttgtacttgttgaacacGAATCCGTACAAGGATAGCTCCAAGTATACCTCCCATGCTAAGATAGACTCTCACCGTGACAATTTCAGACTGTTCGACCACGCCAACCACTCGTTTGTGTTGACAATCTTTTCATCCAATAGATGGGAATGGGTTCTTACCGATATCATGtgttcttccttttctatCACTAGTACTGCTTTGTATGATACTTTGGGTCCTAAAGCCTCGGAGTACATTTTGGAATTGACCGAATCTCCAGTAATTGTAGCTACTAAGAACCACATTAAAGCATTGAttgacttgaagaaactgtACCCAGACAAATTGGGGCAGATTATTTCAATCATTTCTATTGATCCTTTGTTGCCCAGCGAAGGTAACTTGCGCAAATTGGCTCGGGAGAACAATATCACTTTGTTTGACTTTGATCAGGTACTCAGCCTAGGTAAAATATTCCCTCACGAGCAACTACCCCCAAGCCCAGAGACCTTGTATACCATTAGTTTCACCTCGGGAACTACTGGTGCCAACCCTAAGGGTGTGATGTTGTTGCAGAGAACAGCCACAGCAGGAATCACCTTCATGTTGGTACAACTTCCGCATTTCACAAGTGGTAgatctttctgtttcttgcCTTTGGCTCACATTTTTGAAAGACAAGCCTCCGCTTTCTGTTTGACATTTGGTTGCTGTATAGGTTTCCCTCGTTATGGTGGAAATCCTTTGACTCTCATCgaagatttgaagatttggaagcCCAATATCATGTCGAATGTGCCTCGTATCTacaccaagttggaagctagtttgaagaatgccACTCTTGAGTCAGACTCCGCTATCACAAGAGctatcttcaacaagatcttcgactacaagatgaaaattcatgaagaaaaagacgATGACAAGGGTAACCACATAGTCTACGATCTCTTTATCTCTAAATTGCGTAGCTCGTTGGGTTTCGACAACATGGATATGGTGATTACTGGTTCTGCTCCTATCGCTGTTCACACCGTTAAGTTCTTGAAAGCTGCCCTCAACACCGGAGTAGCCCAAGGATATGGGTTAACCGAATCGTTTGCTGGTTTTGCCATTGGCAATGGATTCGACAAAAAGCCGGGATCCTGTGGTCCAACTGGTGTAACTACGGAAATGAGGGTTCGAGAATTGCCAGAAATGGGATATCATGCCAACGACAGAGGCGGTCCTCGTGGTGAATTGTTATTGAGAGGCCCACAAATAACTCCCGGttacttcaagaacgacgaagaaacaGCCAAATCCTTTGATGAGGATGGTTGGTTCAAGACAGGCGATGTAGCTCAGATCTCTACGGATGGTAAATTGACTCTAATCGATCGtgtcaagaactttttcaagttaGCACAAGGTGAATATGTCACACCAGAAAAGATCGAGAACTTGTACTTATCTCAAAACCCTATCTTGACACAATGTTATACACACGGAGATTCTTTGAGACACTACTTGGTAGGTGTCGTTGGTCTTGACCAGCAGTTGGCTGCGCAATTCTTGGTGGAAAAGTGTAACATCAAGCCTGAGCAATTGCAAACACCACAAGACATCTTGGACCAGTGCAACAAGGTCGAGGTCAAGACTcaaatcttgaagtacttgaacTCCAGCATCGACAGCAAGCTCCAaggatttgaaaaattacaTAACATCTATATCGAATTTGAGCCTTTGAGGTTAGATAGAGACGTTGTCACTCCTaccttgaagttgaagagacCTGTTGCCCAGAAGTTCTTTGCTGAGCAAATCAACAATATGTATGGCGAAGGCTCGTTGATCAAGGCAGGCGTTGGAAAGTTGTGA
- a CDS encoding predicted protein, whose product IIDDLQTQDDESTEGHKSKPKPHEIIAVGFPKRNYTREPVYSTVLVDHKFGNSWGEPAVVDYTPPVDIEYDAVFLKLKTSVDGVQYDRLANVFLNGVQIWRTSTIEPGGRPVYSQYTKDVSTYLSLFRKSGKFIFQLDNILTDRLTGEFKVELTVEYFNFNKRHYSKINPENAHENFNGDYSVLSTAKPADAVHPLVVAENKHDLPLSHLSTKKLQLELPIVPVNTTRLRLAIFTSGNAAEEFWYTNVLDKYADKFIDKHIFDRHGPVRIVNVFFNGEKIAAQTPEPVIFTGGISPALWNGVVSNSAFDVPAIEVDVSGLLPFLWTSQKLEDRRLEIEISNGLGETGHADSNEVGRDWITSASLLTYENSEVVAATGEVLSIDHNNRGSVVAFAPPFTGSISQIVNGIFSGQLISKFSLTLGNGKILNTTIASYTKGEVSNVQHYSNFGSGQSVVHVGHSVKSLIITDDDIPSETKPDVESDDHRDYELPANTIHSVNVSLSYPLVLRLTESNWSIGPGEFETKYNVKLVTSRHADISFNGNHSLSFSYDQNGTSEYFINKKGNHGFGALTSKFGFKYKNDDGKFKISRRVEAVNGTVVSDESKKHGFDDE is encoded by the exons ATTATTGACGATTTGCAAACACAAGATGACGAATCCACGGAAGGACACAAGTCTAAGCCAAAGCCTCACGAAATCATTGCAGTAGGCTTTCCTAAGCGTAACTACACGCGTGAGCCTGTCTATCTGACCGTCTTGGTTGACCACAAATTTGGAAACTCCTGGGGGGAGCCAGCAGTTGTAGACTATACTCCACCAGTAGATATCGAATACGACGctgtcttcttgaagttgaagacttcTGTAGATGGAGTTCAGTACGACAGATTAGCCAATGTATTCCTTAATGGAGTCCAGATCTGGAGAACATCTACCATTGAACCAGGTGGACGCCCAGTGTACTCTCAATATACAAAGGACGTTTCCACGTACTTGTCCTTATTCCGGAAGAGTGGCAAGTTCATCTTCCAGTTGGACAACATCTTGACTGATAGATTAACCGGTGAGTTTAAGGTGGAATTGACCGTAGAGtacttcaatttcaacaaacGCCACTACAGCAAGATTAACCCGGAGAATGCCCATGAGAACTTTAACGGTGACTATTCTGTTCTTTCTACGGCAAAGCCAGCTGATGCAGTCCATCCTTTGGTTGTTGCTGAGAACAAGCATGATCTTCCTTTATCTCATCTTTCTACAAAAAAGCTTCAGCTTGAATTGCCTATTGTTCCCGTAAACACCACCAGATTGAGACTTGCCATCTTCACATCTGGTAATGCCGCAGAGGAATTCTGGTACACCAACGTCTTAGACAAGTACGCGGATAAGTTCATTGACAAACACATTTTTGATCGTCATGGTCCAGTTAGGATCGTCAATGTCTTTTTCAACGGAGAAAAGATCGCTGCCCAAACTCCTGAACCCGTCATCTTCACTGGAGGAATCTCTCCAGCCTTGTGGAATGGCGTTGTTTCCAACTCAGCCTTCGATGTTCCTGCTATTGAAGTAGATGTCTCGGGATTATTGCCTTTCTTGTGGACATCCcagaaacttgaagacaGAAGATTGGAGATTGAGATCAGTAACGGTCTCGGCGAAACGGGACATGCTGACTCTaatgaagttggaagagaCTGGATTACTTCTGCCAGTTTATTGACCTATGAAAACAGTGAGGTTGTAGCTGCTACTGGTGAAGTTCTTTCTATTGACCACAACAACAGAGGAAGTGTAGTTGCTTTTGCTCCACCATTTACAGGCTCAATTCTGCAAATTGTCAACGGTATCTTCAGTGGACAGTTGATTAGTAAATTTTCTCTCACTTTGGGTAATGgcaagatcttgaacaCTACGATTGCTTCCTACACTAAGGGTGAGGTTTCTAATGTTCAGCACTACTCTAACTTTGGAAGTGGGCAATCAGTGGTCCATGTGGGCCACAGCGTTAAGTCGTTGATTATAACTGATGATGACATTCCTTCAGAGACTAAACCAGATGTAGAAAGTGATGACCATAGAGATTACGAG CTTCCTGCCAATACAATCCACTCCGTTAATGTTTCCTTGAGCTATCCATTGGTTCTTCGCTTGACAGAGAGCAACTGGTCGATTGGCCCAGGTGAATTCGAGACCAAATATAACGTCAAGTTGGTTACCAGCAGACATGCTGATATCCTGTTTAATGGAAACCATTCGTTGAGTTTCCTGTACGACCAGAATGGTACCTCTGAGTACTTCATAAACAAGAAGGGTAACCATGGATTTGGAGCGTTGACTTCGAAATTCGGtttcaagtacaagaacGACGACGGcaagttcaagatctcaagaagagttgaagcCGTGAACGGCACAGTTGTTCTGGATGAATCTAAGAAACATGGGTTTGATGATGAA
- a CDS encoding predicted protein (go_component tRNA-intron endonuclease complex~go_function tRNA-intron endonuclease activity~go_process tRNA splicing), whose product MNEEAVFQYIEQYASSEELEEKAAQPDSGIVDLPVVSLAQNPDVLIFDVRNIRILREKYGILGVLTGTLAQYPQQNFFLSVPLKLFIWEVIWLVESGKARLVDQARYRIEKARRLAEGGRIENDNRVLLSKNEKHDNSKNTQENREPNFVVTKNTDTSKKCEDFIAEYEIPLRDYLNAYIKSSSLKIEDILSRYHNFKYLKEMGFFMNPGLKFGGDLVIYPGDPLRFHSYSIVKFNMVDLQDLVVGGRLATSVKKNIIILGDEENSSNDLNDNIEACLNRPPQKVAFSIEWAGFG is encoded by the coding sequence ATGAATGAAGAGGCCGTCTTTCAGTATATAGAGCAGTATGCTCTGtctgaagaacttgaagaaaaagccGCACAGCCAGATTCTGGAATCGTAGATCTTCCTGTGGTTTCTTTAGCTCAGAATCCAGATGTTCTCATCTTCGATGTGAGAAATATCCGAATTCTCAGAGAGAAGTATGGGATTTTGGGAGTATTGACAGGAACTTTGGCCCAATATCCTCAGCaaaacttctttctttccgTGCCTTTAAAGTTGTTCATTTGGGAAGTGATATGGTTGGTGGAATCTGGAAAAGCCAGACTTGTAGATCAAGCTAGATACAGAATAGAGAAAGCTAGACGATTGGCGGAAGGAGGCAGAATTGAAAACGACAACAGGGTTCTCTTATCCAAGAACGAAAAACATGACAATCTGAAGAATACTCAGGAGAATAGGGAGCCAAATTTTGTTGTCACTAAAAATACGGATACTTCAAAAAAATGTGAAGATTTTATTGCAGAATATGAAATACCCTTGAGAGACTATTTGAATGCGTATATAAAAAGTTCATCGCTAAAAATTGAGGATATCCTTTCTCGTTACCACAAtttcaagtacttgaaggaaatggGCTTTTTTATGAATCCAGGGCTTAAATTTGGTGGAGACTTGGTGATTTATCCGGGAGATCCTCTAAGATTCCATTCATATTCCATTGTTAAATTTAACATGGtggatcttcaagatttggTCGTAGGAGGAAGATTGGCAACTAGtgtgaagaagaatattatCATTTTGGGTGATGAGgagaattcttcaaacgaTCTTAATGACAATATAGAAGCTTGTCTCAATCGACCTCCCCAAAAAGTAGCATTTTCCATTGAATGGGCTGGCTTCGGTTGA
- the NNT1 gene encoding concentrative Na+-nucleoside cotransporte (go_component membrane~go_function nucleoside:sodium symporter activity~go_process transport) — MSNNIAPVKSTTNSIAQYDQNDLSKDLESNKEKEVSSDEMQESKEISDSDSQKDAPSSSLIHKLKNKFPYYRLAIHIFLGCFFTSWWLSIIIQDKHRSKWLIPTVFWGMAMVRLISWHCNILPYLLSKVKLVWDYFTDIIYTKIFTQRWQRLIAGTVVTVGSILLGTFVPSETEYSKREDRAISFFGCIVAVFLLYVTSRNRSAIQWNTVIGGMLMQFIVAIFVLRTKCGYDVFNFISTLARELLGFAKDGVAFLTNANISNLGMFFFTVLPSVAFFVSFVHIWYYFGVIQWAIGKFAYFFFWTLRVSGAEAITAAASPFIGIGESAILVKDLMPYLTKAELHQIMTSGFSTISGAVLVGYIGLGLNPQALVSSCVMSIPASLAVSKLRYPETEEPISRGRVIFPKNESVEKPQNVLQAFSEGATLGLRIAGTMLIQCLCIIGLVSLINGVLTWFGNFWNIDHLSLQLILSYIMYPVSFLLGVPRNEIMHVAKLLSHKFIENEFVAYNMLMTEAPYNEMSRRGTLIATYACCGFANFGSVGITLGVLNTLSNNSRAKDISASIMSALVCGAIATTLSAALAGMVMHDLNQFHLN, encoded by the coding sequence ATGTCTAACAATATTGCACCCGTCAAATCGACGACCAACTCAATTGCTCAGTATGATCAAAATGATCTCAGCAAAGACCTTGAAAGcaacaaggaaaaggaagtGTCTTCTGATGAAATGCAGGAGTCCAAAGAAATCTCGGACTCGGACTCTCAAAAGGATGCTCCTTCTTCTAGCCTTATtcacaagttgaaaaataaGTTCCCCTACTACAGGTTGGCCATCCACATCTTCCTTGGCTGTTTTTTTACCTCATGGTGGTTGTCCATAATCATTCAGGACAAGCACAGAAGTAAGTGGTTGATTCCTACCGTTTTTTGGGGTATGGCCATGGTTAGATTGATCTCATGGCATTGCAACATCTTGCCTTATTTGTTGAGTAAGGTGAAGTTGGTTTGGGACTATTTCACTGACATCATCTACACAAAGATCTTTACTCAAAGATGGCAACGATTGATTGCAGGTACTGTTGTCACCGTTGGTTCCATTTTGCTTGGTACTTTTGTTCCTTCGGAAACCGAATACTCCAAGAGAGAAGACCGTgcaatttctttctttggctgTATTGTCGCCGTTTTCCTCTTGTACGTTACCTCCAGAAACCGTTCTGCTATCCAATGGAACACTGTTATTGGTGGTATGTTGATGCAATTCATCGTCGCCATCTTTGTGTTGAGAACCAAATGTGGTTACGAtgtgttcaacttcatctcaACTTTAGCCCGTGAATTGTTAGGTTTCGCCAAGGATGGTGTTGCTTTCTTAACTAATGCCAATATCTCTAACTTGGGTATGTTTTTCTTCACAGTTTTACCATCAGTTGCTTTCTTCGTTTCCTTTGTGCACATATGGTACTACTTTGGAGTCATTCAATGGGCTATCGGTAAGTTTGcttacttcttcttctggacCTTGAGAGTGTCTGGTGCTGAAGCCATTACTGCCGCTGCTTCTCCTTTCATTGGAATTGGTGAGTCCGCTATCTTGGTTAAGGACTTGATGCCATATTTGACCAAAGCTGAATTGCACCAGATCATGACCTCTGGTTTCTCGACTATCTCCGGTGCTGTATTGGTTGGATATATTGGTTTGGGTTTGAACCCTCAAGCCTTGGTGTCTTCATGTGTCATGTCTATTCCAGCCTCTTTAGCTGTGTCGAAGTTGAGATACCCAGAAACCGAAGAACCAATTTCGAGAGGAAGAGTTATTTTCCCAAAGAATGAAAGCGTTGAAAAGCCTCAAAACGTCTTGCAAGCTTTCTCCGAAGGAGCCACTTTGGGTTTGAGAATCGCTGGTACAATGTTGATCCAGTGTTTGTGTATCATTGGGCTTGTTTCATTAATCAACGGTGTCTTGACTTGGTTCGGAAACTTCTGGAACATCGACCACTTGTCGTTGCAATTGATTCTTTCCTACATCATGTACCCAGTGTCGTTCTTGTTGGGTGTTCCACGTAATGAAATCATGCACGTTGCCAAATTACTTTCCCACAAGTTCATCgaaaatgaatttgttgCTTATAACATGTTGATGACCGAGGCTCCATACAACGAAATGTCCAGAAGAGGTACTTTAATTGCTACTTACGCTTGTTGTGGCTTTGCCAACTTTGGTTCCGTAGGTATTACTTTGGGTGTCTTAAACACTTTGTCCAACAATTCCAGAGCCAAGGACATTTCAGCCTCTATCATGTCAGCCTTGGTCTGTGGTGCCATCGCTACCACATTGTCTGCTGCTCTTGCAGGTATGGTCATGCACGATTTGAATCAGTTCCACTTGAATTGA